GTGCAGGCCAAGGTACGCATGTTTATGAATTGATGAGTAAGGAGAACACGCATGAAGACAATCACACGGATAGGAATCGGTGGCCCTGTTGGATCCGGCAAAACGGCCATTGTCGAGGCGATCACACCGAAACTGATGGATATGGGAGGGCGTATTCTGATTATCACCAATGACATCGTGACCACCGAAGATGCCAAGCACGTCCAACGCACACTGAAGGGTATCCTGTTAGAGGATCGTATCCTGGGAGTCGAAACCGGATCATGTCCGCATACGGCGGTTCGCGAAGATCCGAGTATGAACATTGCTGCCGTCGAGGATATGGAAGCACGGTTCCCTGAAACCGATGTGGTCCTGATCGAGAGTGGTGGTGACAATCTGACTCTGACCTTCAGCCCTGCCCTGGTCGATTATTTTATCTATGTGATTGACGTCGCCGCCGGGGATAAAATTCCTCGCAAGAATGGACCGGGGATCACGAAGTCGGACATCCTGGTGATCAACAAAACGGACCTGGCCCCATACGTTGGAGCAAGCCTCGACGTCATGGATCATGATTCCCGCCTGATGCGGGGGGACCGACCATTCGTGTTTACCAACTGCAAAACCGGGGAGGGGATTGATCAGCTGGTCGAGCTGATCAAGGAAAATGCACTGTTCGACCTGAATCTCGTGGAACCGAAGGTATGAGGGTGTTAGCCCCGGAACTCGCTCCGTATCAAGACCAGCCGAAGCAATTACCAAGT
This region of Nitrospira sp. MA-1 genomic DNA includes:
- the ureG gene encoding urease accessory protein UreG is translated as MKTITRIGIGGPVGSGKTAIVEAITPKLMDMGGRILIITNDIVTTEDAKHVQRTLKGILLEDRILGVETGSCPHTAVREDPSMNIAAVEDMEARFPETDVVLIESGGDNLTLTFSPALVDYFIYVIDVAAGDKIPRKNGPGITKSDILVINKTDLAPYVGASLDVMDHDSRLMRGDRPFVFTNCKTGEGIDQLVELIKENALFDLNLVEPKV